Proteins found in one Armatimonadota bacterium genomic segment:
- a CDS encoding peptidoglycan recognition family protein, whose amino-acid sequence MALALCASLSAALLLLAALAPASAAATTAADIKPPIVKKYISFGATRRAQMAGYSKRHYHQHTYWLTKPKVVVLHHTAGAQWQSAWWTFQNNTAYNHEKPGVAAHFIIGKGGTIYQCVPLSLRGRHAIGMNWTAIGIEFVQETKRGRDGHWMDRQILARDKQMRAGLRLVRYLKLRFAIKKTNIIGHAMADKSRYFRDYTGAKNYAGDWYAAEVRKFRARL is encoded by the coding sequence GCGCTCGCGCTCTGCGCGAGCCTCTCCGCGGCCCTTCTCCTGCTCGCCGCCCTCGCCCCGGCTTCGGCCGCCGCGACCACGGCGGCCGACATCAAGCCGCCGATCGTCAAGAAGTACATCAGCTTCGGCGCCACACGCCGCGCGCAGATGGCCGGCTACAGCAAGCGCCACTACCACCAGCACACCTACTGGCTCACCAAGCCCAAGGTCGTCGTGCTCCACCACACCGCCGGCGCGCAGTGGCAGAGCGCCTGGTGGACCTTCCAGAACAACACTGCCTACAACCACGAGAAGCCGGGCGTCGCCGCGCACTTCATCATCGGGAAGGGCGGCACCATCTACCAGTGCGTGCCCCTGTCTCTGCGCGGTCGCCACGCCATCGGCATGAACTGGACGGCGATCGGCATCGAGTTCGTACAGGAGACCAAGAGGGGCAGGGACGGCCACTGGATGGACCGCCAGATCCTCGCACGCGACAAGCAGATGCGCGCCGGCCTCCGGCTGGTGCGCTACCTCAAGCTGCGCTTCGCGATCAAGAAGACCAACATCATCGGTCACGCGATGGCCGACAAGTCACGCTACTTCCGCGACTACACCGGCGCCAAGAACTACGCCGGCGATTGGTACGCGGCGG